The Scyliorhinus canicula chromosome 13, sScyCan1.1, whole genome shotgun sequence genome contains a region encoding:
- the irs1 gene encoding insulin receptor substrate 1-B codes for MASPPEPSSPSADSFSDVRKVGYLRKPKSMHRRFFVLRAASELGPARLEYYENEKKWRHKAGAPKRSVHLESCFNINKRADSKNKYLVALYTRDEYFAVAADCESEQEGWYQALLELHNRGKVPEERAGGEGGMPAASAAASLAAGEESYGEASPGPAFREVWQVVLKPKGLGHTKNLVGIYRLCLTDKTISLVKLNSEAAAVVLQLMNIRRCGHSENFFFIEVGRSAVTGPGEFWMQVDDSVVAQNMHETILEAMKAMSEEFRPRSKSQSASSSNPISVPLRRHLNNPPPSQVGLSRRSRTESITTTTSPAGKHSSFRVRASSDGEGTMSRPASVDGSPVSPSATRTHSHRHRGGCRLHPPLNHSRSIPMPSTHCSPSATSPVSLSSSSTSGHGSTSDSLFPRRSSASISGSPSDGGFISSDEYGSSPCDFRNSFRSVTPDSLGHTPPAREEQELNNYIYMGKHSSLVPSCQNRGSQRWTPTKAEDADSDKGFRKRAHSSGTSPPTVMHQKTPSQTSTASFEEYTEMTPSYPGNRLSSSKNSAFVPTHSYPEECLELQLGEGRRYSQMDDGYMPMSPGVAPIPNKNDYMPMSPKSVSAPQQIINPRQHSRKDGYMMMSPSGSCSPENVNYGKIWTNGGNSKLSVESNDGKLSCSDYINMSPASCSTTSTPPDCFFNPVEEPHKPVCSYFSLPRSFKHVHRKNDESPLRIAVNSGRLLYGEDSSSSTSSDSLGGQDGGHHTVNPVKKELYVPMKGKLVRPTRLSLDNTKASTLPRTREHPLPPEPKSPGEYVNIEFSDKTFSSSSLSLVESSSVGGIHPVQQRPPMSEYMNMNLRIDASKFGYVSKPAVDIISSATACKSSTCRKDRGQASCDYVSMQLITTCPDLLESSVSNYTEMTVGGGITSSISVLPRAEESSLNTVSDVVTGPMMDQISGRSAFTVLNLVPNRNLGAKVIRVDPQGRRRHSSETFTSTASVPGMSLSYVDHIKRHSSVSFENVWLNKPGDSLASSAKDQPNDATVQNDCENGMNYIDLDLVNDFNNKDWTSSQHVTAHQPHGSTSGGDDDLNSYASITFQKPDEISKPTEREE; via the coding sequence atggCGAGTCCGCCTGAGCCCAGCTCGCCGAGCGCCGACAGCTTCTCGGACGTGAGGAAGGTGGGTTACTTGAGGAAGCCCAAGAGCATGCACCGGCGCTTCTTCGTGCTGCGGGCTGCCAGCGAGCTGGGGCCGGCGCGGCTCGAGTACTACGAGAACGAGAAGAAATGGAGGCACAAGGCGGGCGCTCCCAAGCGCTCGGTCCACCTGGAGAGTTGCTTCAACATCAACAAGAGGGCCGACTCCAAGAACAAGTACCTGGTGGCCCTCTACACCCGCGACGAGTACTTCGCCGTGGCGGCCGACTGCGAGAGCGAGCAGGAGGGCTGGTACCAGGCGCTGCTGGAGCTGCACAACCGGGGCAAAGTGCCCGAGGAGCGGGCCGGGGGCGAGGGCGGGATGCCCGCCGCCTCGGCCGCCGCCAGCCTGGCGGCGGGCGAGGAGAGCTACGGCGAGGCCAGCCCCGGGCCGGCGTTCAGGGAAGTTTGGCAAGTGGTGCTGAAGCCCAAGGGCCTGGGGCACACCAAGAACCTGGTGGGCATCTACCGGCTGTGCCTGACCGACAAGACCATCAGCCTGGTGAAGCTGAACTCGGAGGCGGCCGCCGTGGTCCTGCAGCTGATGAACATCCGGCGCTGCGGCCACTCGGAGAACTTCTTCTTCATCGAGGTGGGCCGCTCGGCGGTCACCGGTCCCGGGGAGTTCTGGATGCAGGTGGACGACTCGGTGGTGGCGCAGAACATGCACGAGACCATCCTGGAGGCCATGAAGGCGATGAGCGAGGAGTTCCGGCCCCGCAGCAAGAGCCAGTCGGCGTCCAGCTCCAACCCCATCTCGGTGCCCCTCCGCCGGCACCTCAACAACCCGCCGCCCAGCCAGGTGGGCCTGAGCCGCCGCTCGCGGACCGAgagcatcaccaccaccacctcgccGGCTGGCAAGCACAGCTCGTTCCGGGTGCGAGCCTCCAGCGACGGCGAGGGCACCATGTCCCGACCGGCCTCTGTGGACGGCAGCCCGGTCAGCCCAAGTGCCACCCGGACTCACTCTCACCGGCACCGGGGTGGCTGCCGGCTGCACCCTCCcctcaatcacagcaggtctATCCCCATGCCATCCACACACTGCTCCCCGTCAGCCACCAGTCCCGTCAGTTTGTCGTCCAGCAGCACCAGTGGccacgggtccacctccgacagCCTGTTTCCTCGGCGCTCCAGCGCCTCCATCTCAGGCTCACCTAGCGATGGGGGGTTCATTTCTTCAGATGAGTATGGATCCAGTCCGTGTGATTTCAGGAATTCCTTCAGAAGCGTCACTCCAGATTCCTTGGGACACACTCCTCCTGCAAGGGAGGAGCAGGAGTTAAACAATTACATCTACATGGGGAAACATTCTAGTCTGGTTCCAAGTTGCCAGAACAGGGGTAGTCAGAGGTGGACTCCGACTAAAGCTGAAGATGCAGACTCCGATAAAGGGTTTAGGAAGCGGGCTCATTCATCAGGTACTTCACCACCCACAGTGATGCACCAAAAGACCCCATCTCAAACTTCCACTGCCTCGTTTGAGGAATACACAGAGATGACACCATCTTATCCAGGCAACCGTTTATCATCCAGTAAAAATTCTGCTTTTGTACCTACTCATTCGTACCCTGAGGAGTGTTTAGAACTGCAATTAGGAGAAGGTAGGCGTTACAGCCAAATGGATGATGGTTATATGCCAATGTCACCTGGAGTAGCTCCTATACCCAATAAAAATGACTATATGCCAATGAGCCCAAAAAGTGTTTCTGCCCCACAGCAGATTATTAACCCACGCCAGCACTCTCGAAAAGATGGTTATATGATGATGTCACCTAGTGGCAGTTGTTCACCAGAAAATGTGAACTATGGAAAAATATGGACTAATGGGGGAAATTCTAAGCTGTCTGTTGAGAGTAATGATGGGAAATTGTCATGCAGTGATTATATAAATATGTCTCCTGCAAGTTGCTCAACAACAAGCACTCCACCAGATTGTTTCTTCAATCCAGTTGAAGAGCCTCATAAGCCTGTTTGTTCGTACTTCTCATTGCCTCGCTCCTTTAAACATGTACATAGAAAAAATGATGAGTCCCCTTTACGAATTGCTGTAAATTCAGGACGCCTTTTGTATGGTGAGGACTCTTCTTCATCTACAAGCAGTGATAGTTtaggaggacaagatggcgggCATCATACAGTTAACCCTGTTAAAAAGGAATTGTATGTACCGATGAAAGGTAAACTTGTACGGCCCACTAGGCTGTCACTTGATAACACGAAGGCAAGTACACTGCCCCGAACACGAGAGCATCCCCTTCCACCAGAGCCAAAAAGCCCAGGCGAATATGTAAATATTGAATTCAGTGACAAAACCTTTTCTTCTAGTTCATTGTCACTCGTTGAGTCCTCTTCAGTTGGAGGCATTCATCCTGTTCAACAAAGGCCACCCATGTCTGAATACATGAATATGAATTTAAGAATAGATGCATCCAAGTTTGGCTATGTATCAAAACCCGCAGTGGACATCATCAGCTCTGCAACTGCCTGCAAATCCAGCACTTGCAGAAAAGATAGAGGGCAGGCAAGCTGTGATTATGTTAGTATGCAGCTCATTACCACCTGCCCAGACTTACTGGAATCATCAGTGAGTAACTATACGGAAATGACAGTTGGTGGAGGTATAACATCTTCCATATCCGTTCTACCTCGGGCAGAAGAGAGCTCTTTGAACACTGTTTCTGATGTCGTGACTGGTCCTATGATGGACCAGATTTCTGGGAGAAGTGCCTTTACTGTGCTTAATCTTGTCCCCAATCGGAATCTAGGTGCCAAAGTTATCCGTGTTGATCCTCAAGGAAGAAGAAGACATAGTTCAGAGACTTTCACTTCCACAGCCAGCGTGCCTGGCATGAGCCTATCTTATGTTGATCACATTAAACGACATAGTTCAGTGTCATTTGAGAATGTGTGGCTTAACAAACCAGGAGATTCTCTGGCTTCTAGTGCCAAAGACCAGCCAAATGATGCCACGGTGCAGAATGATTGTGAAAATGGTATGAATTATATCGATTTGGACTTGGTaaatgattttaataacaaagacTGGACCTCCTCTCAGCATGTAACGGCTCATCAACCTCATGGAAGTACTTCTGGTGGTGATGATGATCTGAATTCATATGCAAGCATTACCTTCCAGAAGCCAGATGAAATCAGTAAGCCTACAGAAAGGGAAG